A genome region from Setaria italica strain Yugu1 chromosome III, Setaria_italica_v2.0, whole genome shotgun sequence includes the following:
- the LOC101779294 gene encoding anaphase-promoting complex subunit 7 isoform X1: MEAARESMAVLLDAGLFASAQTLGCFLVSSAGLSNDAGMSMKVESLVLHGDALYGEKEFRRALNAYKQAMQYSRSIPRQATSSIRSSVSATGRSPSPNSSNLLSFNENEVKFKIALCHSALCEHREALQEMEGIPSKVRTLKMNLMLGKLYRISRNSRSAVVCYKECLRQCPYIFEAITALAEMGLSAKEFSLLFSQAPNRGGKLPSDSVDAQRWWNRYVEAQCCIASHDYKGGLDIYLELMQRFPNNVHILLEIAKVEAIIGRNDQAIMNFEKARLIDPNIMTYMDEYAILLKTKSDYIKLNKLVHDMLHIDPARPETCVALAAMWERKDERKALTYAEKSLRVDDRHITGYIMKGNLHLSLNRPDLAVTDFRGAQELRADLRSYQGLVRAYLALAKCKDALFTAREAMKVMHQSAKALKLVGDVHAISSSGREKARKFYESAIRLEPGFLGAALALADLHVAEGRNREAVMLLEKYLRQWADDSLHIKLAQVFAATNMLSDALSHYQSALRINPQNEAAKKGLERLEKQMKGVDPDAPEEDEDNEADDIDADQDEAELL, translated from the exons atggaggcggcgcgggagtcCATGGCAGTGCTCCTCGATGCTGGCCTCTTCGCCTCCGCCCAAACTCTG GGTTGTTTCCTTGTGTCGTCTGCAGGCCTAAGCAACGATGCTGGCATGTCCATGAAGGTGGAAAGCCTG GTGCTCCATGGTGATGCTTTGTATGGAGAGAAAGAGTTCCGCAGGGCACTG AATGCGTACAAGCAAGCTATGCAATATAGTAGAAGTATCCCTAGGCAAGCAACAAGTAGCATCAGAAGCTCAGTGTCCGCCACAGGCCGGTCACCTTCTCCAAATTCTTCGAATCTCTTGTCATTCAACGAAAACGAG GTGAAGTTCAAGATTGCCCTTTGCCATTCTGCTCTATGTGAGCACCGTGAAGCACTGCAAGAG ATGGAAGGTATTCCTTCTAAAGTGAGAACGCTGAAAATGAATCTGATGTTAGGGAAGCTTTATCGAATATCAAGAAATAGCCGTTCAGCTGTTGTGTGTTATAAAGAGTGCTTGAG GCAATGTCCTTATATTTTTGAAGCTATTACAGCTTTGGCGGAAATGGGGCTTTCTGCAAAGGAGttttctttattattttcaCAA GCACCAAATAGAGGAGGCAAGCTTCCAAGTGACTCTGTAGATGCACAACGATGGTGGAAT CGGTATGTTGAGGCGCAGTGTTGCATTGCTTCACATGATTATAAAG GTGGCCTTGACATATATCTAGAACTAATGCAACGATTCCCCAATAATGTGCATATCCTGCTGGAAATTGCAAAG GTTGAAGCGATTATAGGCAGGAATGATCAAGCAATAATGAACTTTGAGAAG GCTCGGTTGATTGACCCGAACATTATGACATATATGGATGAGTATGCAATTCTTTTAAAAACAAAATCCGACTACATCAAACTGAACAAGCTGGTACATGATATGCTGCATATTGACCCTGCAAGACCAGAAACATGTGTTGCTCTTGCAGCAATGTGggaaagaaaagatgaaagaaAAGCTTTGACATATGCAGAAAAG AGCCTTCGAGTTGATGATAGGCATATAACTGGTTATATTATGAAG GGCAATCTGCATCTTTCATTGAACCGACCAGATTTGGCAGTGACAGACTTCAGAGGAGCTCAAGAATTGAGGGCTGATCTTCGTTCTTATCAAG GTCTAGTGCGTGCTTATCTAGCACTTGCTAAATGCAAAGATGCATTATTCACTGCGCGTGAGGCAATGAAGGTTATGCATCAGTCTGCGAAAGCTCTGAAGCTAGTTGGTGACGTTCATGCAATCAGTTCCAGTGGGAGAGAGAAG GCAAGAAAGTTCTATGAATCTGCCATTCGTCTTGAACCTGGATTTCTCGGAGCTGCATTGGCCCTGGCTGATCTGCATGTTGCGGAAGGACGTAATAGGGAGGCTGTTATGCTACTTGAAAAATATCTACGACAATGGGCAGATGATTCTCTACACATCAAGCTGGCTCAAGTATTTGCAGCAACAAATATGCTTTCTGATGCACTTTCCCATTATCAATCCGCATTAAG GATAAACCCACAAAATGAAGCTGCAAAGAAAGGATTGGAGCGCTTGGAAAAACAGATGAAG
- the LOC101762149 gene encoding probable serine/threonine-protein phosphatase 2A regulatory subunit B'' subunit TON2 (The sequence of the model RefSeq protein was modified relative to this genomic sequence to represent the inferred CDS: added 4 bases not found in genome assembly) has protein sequence MELETKRILLEIFKERQRKSAEAGSIPSFYKKKPEEGSISSRVQRLAKYRFLKKQSELLLNADDLDAMWVCLRENCVIDDATGAEKMNYEDFCHIATVCTEQIGQKCKRFFSPSNFMKFEKDDSGRIAILPFYLYVMRTVSLTQARIDMSELDEDSDGFLQPHEMEAYIRGLIPNLAQLRDMPTQFVQMYCRIAARKFFFFCDPHRRGKACIKKVLLSNCLQELMELHQESEEEVTDTEQAENWFSLTSAQRICDMFLALDKDQNGTLSKQELKEYADGTLTEIFIERVFDEHVRRSKVGGGNSREMDFESFLDFVLALENKDTAEGLTYLFRCLDLNGRGFLTTADIHTLFRDVHQKWIEGGNYELCIEDVRDEIWDMVKPADPLRISLSDLLSCKQGGTIASMLIDVRGFWAHDNRENLLQEEEEQVEEA, from the exons AACTGGAAACAAAAAGGATATTGCTGGAGATCTTCAAGGAGCGGCAGCGAAAGAGTGCTGAAGCTGGTTCCATCCCAAGTTTTTACAAGAAG AAACCTGAAGAAGGATCCATTAGCTCTAGAGTTCAGAGGTTGGCCAAGTACAGGTTTCTAAAG AAACAATCAGAACTTCTGTTGAATGCTGATGATCTTGATGCAATGTGGGTTTGTCTAAGAGAAAATTGTGTTATTGATGATGCCACTGGTGCTGAAAAG ATGAATTACGAAGATTTCTGCCATATTGCCACAGTCTGCACGGAGCAGATTGGTCAGAAATGCAAACGTTTCTTCAGCCCTTCAAACTTCATGAAGTTTGAGAAGGATGATTCTGGGAGGATTGCCATCCTACCGTTTTATCTTTATGTTATGCGGACG GTTTCTCTTACTCAAGCAAGAATTGATATGAGTGAACTGGATGAAGATTCTGATGGTTTCCTTCAGCCTCAT GAAATGGAAGCATATATAAGAGGACTCATCCCCAATTTGGCACAATTGCGTGACATGCCCACCCAATTTGTTCAAATGTACTGCCGCATAGCTGCACGCAAGTTCTTTTTCTTCTGTGATCCACACAGACGAG GGAAAGCATGTATAAAGAAAGTATTGCTGAGTAATTGTCTGCAGGAGCTAATGGAACTACATCAG GAGAGCGAGGAAGAGGTAACTGACACTGAACAGGCAGAAAATTGGTTTTCCTTAACTTCAGCCCAGCGCATATGTG ATATGTTTCTTGCTCTGGATAAGGATCAAAATGGTACACTGAGCAAACAAGAGCTCAAGGAATATGCAGATGGCACATTGACTGAGATTTTCATTGAAAGAG TTTTTGATGAGCATGTCCGCCGGAGCAAAGTTGGAGGTGGAAACAGTCGGGAGATGGACTTCGAAAGCTTTCTTGATTTTGTTTTGGCTCTAGAAAACAAAGATACTGCTGAAGGCTTGACATATTTATTTAGATGCCTTGATCTTAATGGAAGGGGGTTCCTTACAACTGCAGATATCCACACTCTGTTTAG AGATGTACACCAGAAATGGATCGAGGGCGGGAACTATGAACTTTGCATTGAGGACGTGAGGGATGAAATCTGGGACATGGTGAAGCCGGCAGATCCTCTCAGGATCTCGCTATCAGATCTGCTTTCTTGCAAACAAGGTGGTACTATCGCCAGCATGCTTATAGATGTGCGCGGCTTCTGGGCCCATGACAACAGGGAGAATCTTCtccaggaagaggaagagcaagTGGAAGAGGCATGA
- the LOC101779294 gene encoding anaphase-promoting complex subunit 7 isoform X2, translating into MEAARESMAVLLDAGLFASAQTLGCFLVSSAGLSNDAGMSMKVESLVLHGDALYGEKEFRRALNAYKQAMQYSRSIPRQATSSIRSSVSATGRSPSPNSSNLLSFNENEVKFKIALCHSALCEHREALQEMEGIPSKVRTLKMNLMLGKLYRISRNSRSAVVCYKECLRQCPYIFEAITALAEMGLSAKEFSLLFSQAPNRGGKLPSDSVDAQRWWNRYVEAQCCIASHDYKGGLDIYLELMQRFPNNVHILLEIAKVEAIIGRNDQAIMNFEKARLIDPNIMTYMDEYAILLKTKSDYIKLNKLVHDMLHIDPARPETCVALAAMWERKDERKALTYAEKGNLHLSLNRPDLAVTDFRGAQELRADLRSYQGLVRAYLALAKCKDALFTAREAMKVMHQSAKALKLVGDVHAISSSGREKARKFYESAIRLEPGFLGAALALADLHVAEGRNREAVMLLEKYLRQWADDSLHIKLAQVFAATNMLSDALSHYQSALRINPQNEAAKKGLERLEKQMKGVDPDAPEEDEDNEADDIDADQDEAELL; encoded by the exons atggaggcggcgcgggagtcCATGGCAGTGCTCCTCGATGCTGGCCTCTTCGCCTCCGCCCAAACTCTG GGTTGTTTCCTTGTGTCGTCTGCAGGCCTAAGCAACGATGCTGGCATGTCCATGAAGGTGGAAAGCCTG GTGCTCCATGGTGATGCTTTGTATGGAGAGAAAGAGTTCCGCAGGGCACTG AATGCGTACAAGCAAGCTATGCAATATAGTAGAAGTATCCCTAGGCAAGCAACAAGTAGCATCAGAAGCTCAGTGTCCGCCACAGGCCGGTCACCTTCTCCAAATTCTTCGAATCTCTTGTCATTCAACGAAAACGAG GTGAAGTTCAAGATTGCCCTTTGCCATTCTGCTCTATGTGAGCACCGTGAAGCACTGCAAGAG ATGGAAGGTATTCCTTCTAAAGTGAGAACGCTGAAAATGAATCTGATGTTAGGGAAGCTTTATCGAATATCAAGAAATAGCCGTTCAGCTGTTGTGTGTTATAAAGAGTGCTTGAG GCAATGTCCTTATATTTTTGAAGCTATTACAGCTTTGGCGGAAATGGGGCTTTCTGCAAAGGAGttttctttattattttcaCAA GCACCAAATAGAGGAGGCAAGCTTCCAAGTGACTCTGTAGATGCACAACGATGGTGGAAT CGGTATGTTGAGGCGCAGTGTTGCATTGCTTCACATGATTATAAAG GTGGCCTTGACATATATCTAGAACTAATGCAACGATTCCCCAATAATGTGCATATCCTGCTGGAAATTGCAAAG GTTGAAGCGATTATAGGCAGGAATGATCAAGCAATAATGAACTTTGAGAAG GCTCGGTTGATTGACCCGAACATTATGACATATATGGATGAGTATGCAATTCTTTTAAAAACAAAATCCGACTACATCAAACTGAACAAGCTGGTACATGATATGCTGCATATTGACCCTGCAAGACCAGAAACATGTGTTGCTCTTGCAGCAATGTGggaaagaaaagatgaaagaaAAGCTTTGACATATGCAGAAAAG GGCAATCTGCATCTTTCATTGAACCGACCAGATTTGGCAGTGACAGACTTCAGAGGAGCTCAAGAATTGAGGGCTGATCTTCGTTCTTATCAAG GTCTAGTGCGTGCTTATCTAGCACTTGCTAAATGCAAAGATGCATTATTCACTGCGCGTGAGGCAATGAAGGTTATGCATCAGTCTGCGAAAGCTCTGAAGCTAGTTGGTGACGTTCATGCAATCAGTTCCAGTGGGAGAGAGAAG GCAAGAAAGTTCTATGAATCTGCCATTCGTCTTGAACCTGGATTTCTCGGAGCTGCATTGGCCCTGGCTGATCTGCATGTTGCGGAAGGACGTAATAGGGAGGCTGTTATGCTACTTGAAAAATATCTACGACAATGGGCAGATGATTCTCTACACATCAAGCTGGCTCAAGTATTTGCAGCAACAAATATGCTTTCTGATGCACTTTCCCATTATCAATCCGCATTAAG GATAAACCCACAAAATGAAGCTGCAAAGAAAGGATTGGAGCGCTTGGAAAAACAGATGAAG